A genomic region of Mesobacillus jeotgali contains the following coding sequences:
- the cobA gene encoding uroporphyrinogen-III C-methyltransferase: MEKGRAFLVGAGPGDVQLITVKGMEAIKKAEVILYDRLANPKLLDYAPSDCELIYCGKLPDRHVLRQEMINDLLVEKVLEGKIVVRLKGGDPGVFGRVGEEAAALAENGLSFEIVPGITSGISAPLYAGIPVTHREFGESFAVVTAHDKSENGQPKLDWKGLATGIDTIAFYMGISNLPYISESLIKNGKSPNTPVILIQWGTFSRQQTLEGTLSNIAAKAKEINFTNPAITLVGDIVSLREKLNWFEKKPLFGKQILLTRTGTDESELAKELMDQGADVIEFPKWKKVTIPVDKVVVKRISEYEQILFTSPESVSEFFEIIFTEGIDIRKVKADFYGCSTKSVKALNEKGFIGELEGEMPLTGKLLVVGDSDFSQEYSHAEMFITSKKVIDEQFTPIFKRVLEEASINTIVLPSSKSVKTIIEEGILKEIIPQQLLKTSKVVCMGVRTAETVVKFGVYPNEVLEAPNKTAVIDCLARKESELAFV; encoded by the coding sequence ATGGAAAAAGGAAGAGCATTTTTAGTCGGAGCCGGACCTGGAGACGTCCAGTTGATAACAGTTAAGGGGATGGAAGCAATCAAAAAGGCAGAGGTCATTCTATATGACCGCCTTGCCAATCCGAAATTGCTGGATTATGCTCCTTCAGATTGCGAACTGATCTACTGCGGCAAGCTGCCTGACCGGCACGTCCTTCGCCAGGAAATGATCAACGACCTTCTGGTTGAAAAAGTGCTTGAAGGAAAAATCGTTGTCCGCCTCAAGGGCGGCGATCCTGGAGTGTTTGGGCGGGTAGGCGAAGAAGCAGCTGCCCTGGCTGAAAATGGACTTTCCTTTGAAATTGTTCCGGGAATCACTTCGGGAATATCTGCGCCACTTTATGCAGGAATCCCCGTTACACACCGCGAATTTGGCGAATCCTTCGCGGTTGTGACAGCCCATGACAAATCTGAAAATGGCCAGCCAAAACTGGACTGGAAGGGACTTGCCACCGGTATTGACACCATTGCTTTTTACATGGGTATTTCAAATCTTCCTTATATCAGTGAAAGTTTGATCAAGAATGGAAAGTCACCAAATACCCCGGTCATCCTCATCCAATGGGGAACTTTCTCCCGGCAGCAGACTTTGGAGGGAACTCTGTCCAATATTGCCGCCAAAGCGAAGGAGATTAATTTTACCAACCCTGCCATTACCCTTGTTGGCGATATCGTATCACTTAGGGAAAAGTTGAATTGGTTTGAAAAAAAGCCGCTGTTTGGCAAACAAATTTTACTGACCCGAACGGGTACTGATGAAAGTGAACTAGCCAAAGAGTTGATGGATCAAGGAGCAGACGTGATTGAGTTTCCAAAGTGGAAAAAGGTTACTATACCTGTAGACAAGGTGGTAGTTAAGAGAATATCAGAATACGAACAGATTCTTTTTACATCTCCTGAAAGTGTCAGTGAATTCTTTGAAATCATATTCACTGAAGGAATCGATATCAGAAAGGTGAAAGCAGACTTTTACGGCTGTTCAACAAAGTCTGTTAAAGCATTGAATGAAAAAGGCTTTATTGGGGAATTGGAAGGGGAAATGCCGCTAACTGGCAAGTTGTTAGTTGTAGGTGACAGCGATTTTTCACAGGAGTATTCCCATGCTGAAATGTTCATAACGTCCAAGAAAGTCATCGACGAACAATTCACACCGATTTTTAAAAGGGTTCTAGAGGAAGCTTCTATTAATACAATCGTTCTGCCAAGCAGCAAATCTGTAAAAACAATTATTGAAGAAGGGATACTGAAGGAGATCATTCCGCAGCAGCTCCTGAAAACATCAAAGGTTGTTTGCATGGGAGTTAGGACAGCAGAAACTGTAGTGAAATTTGGTGTATATCCGAATGAGGTTTTAGAAGCACCAAATAAAACCGCCGTGATCGATTGTTTGGCCAGAAAAGAATCTGAACTGGCATTCGTGTAA
- the nirB gene encoding nitrite reductase large subunit NirB, protein MKKKLVMIGNGMAGVRTIEELLKLQPDGYEITIFGDEPHPNYNRIMLSTVLQGDKSIEDIIMNDWEWYKSNGIQLYTGEAVVEIDKQKNQVISDQGRVVDYDELIIATGSSSFILPVPGSDKKGVVGFRDIHDCEMMIKDSEQYKKAAVIGGGLLGLEAARGLLNLGMEVDVIHLMPHLMERQLDETASGMLRKELENQGMNFLLEKQTVEISGEERVTGLRFSDGSEIEADLVVMAVGIRPNVQLAKDSGIYVNRGIVVNDYLETDVPNIYAVGECAEHREIVYGLVAPLYEQGKVLAANLAGIPTNPYEGTICGTQLKVSGCDLFSAGEIGDDEGTKSIKVHNEFDGIYKKIVIRDNRIAGIVLYGDTKDSNRLFRMLTKREDISGMTSVSILETSGCCGGGEAGDVAAMADDELVCGCNGVTKGTIVDAIRTNELTTVDEVGGCTNAGRSCGRCKSLISDILAYTLGDQYDTSAKKAGICGCTTLSKDEIVAEIRSKGLTNVREVMNVLGWSQEEGCSKCRPAINYYLGMINFEGYKDERDSRLVNEKMHANIQKDGTYSVVPRMYGGVTTAADLKKIAEVAEKYDVPLVKLTGGQRIGLFGVNKEDLPAMWEDLGMPSGYAYGKTLRTVKTCVGEKFCRFGTQDSMGLGIELEKKFERLDTPHKVKMGVSACPRNCAESGIKDIGFVGVDGGWEIYIGGNGGTDLRAADLLDTVKTKEEALEITGAYLQYYRETAAYLERTAPWLERMGLEHVKEVLADENMRKQLNDRLDKTLERYNEPWQEAISDNGIKEKYYQVRKVTVE, encoded by the coding sequence ATGAAAAAGAAACTAGTCATGATAGGAAACGGAATGGCAGGAGTAAGGACGATTGAAGAATTACTTAAACTTCAGCCAGATGGATATGAGATCACTATTTTTGGGGATGAGCCGCATCCAAACTACAATAGAATTATGTTATCTACAGTCCTTCAAGGAGATAAGTCAATCGAAGACATCATCATGAATGACTGGGAGTGGTATAAGAGTAATGGCATCCAGCTTTATACAGGGGAAGCGGTAGTCGAGATAGACAAGCAGAAGAATCAGGTAATATCCGACCAGGGACGTGTGGTAGATTATGATGAGTTGATCATCGCTACAGGCTCCAGCTCGTTTATTCTTCCGGTGCCCGGATCAGATAAAAAAGGAGTAGTCGGGTTTCGTGACATCCATGATTGTGAAATGATGATCAAAGATTCCGAGCAATATAAAAAGGCCGCTGTAATTGGCGGAGGGCTGCTAGGCCTGGAAGCTGCGAGAGGCTTGCTGAATTTGGGGATGGAAGTCGATGTTATCCATTTGATGCCGCATCTGATGGAAAGACAGCTTGATGAAACAGCTTCAGGAATGCTGAGAAAAGAGCTGGAAAACCAGGGCATGAATTTCTTGCTTGAAAAACAGACTGTGGAAATTTCAGGTGAGGAAAGGGTAACAGGACTTAGATTCTCAGACGGTTCCGAAATCGAGGCCGACCTTGTCGTGATGGCTGTCGGCATCCGACCTAATGTCCAGCTGGCCAAAGATAGCGGCATTTATGTCAACAGAGGGATAGTCGTCAATGATTATCTGGAGACAGATGTGCCGAATATATATGCCGTTGGGGAATGTGCTGAACATAGAGAAATCGTCTATGGCCTTGTCGCACCGTTGTATGAACAGGGTAAAGTACTTGCCGCCAACCTAGCAGGAATCCCAACGAACCCATATGAAGGCACGATTTGCGGAACCCAGCTGAAGGTATCAGGCTGTGACTTGTTCTCTGCAGGGGAGATTGGTGATGACGAAGGAACGAAATCAATCAAGGTCCACAATGAATTTGATGGTATCTATAAGAAAATTGTCATTCGTGACAATAGGATTGCCGGGATCGTGCTTTATGGTGACACCAAGGACAGCAATCGCCTGTTCAGGATGCTGACGAAAAGAGAAGACATCAGCGGCATGACAAGCGTCTCGATCCTAGAAACAAGTGGCTGCTGCGGCGGTGGAGAAGCAGGCGATGTAGCGGCGATGGCTGATGACGAGCTTGTCTGCGGCTGTAATGGTGTCACAAAAGGAACGATTGTCGACGCAATCCGTACAAATGAGTTGACTACTGTTGATGAAGTTGGTGGCTGCACGAACGCTGGCCGTTCATGCGGAAGATGTAAATCACTCATATCCGACATCCTCGCGTACACGCTTGGCGACCAATATGATACTTCGGCTAAAAAAGCAGGAATCTGCGGCTGCACAACTTTAAGCAAAGATGAAATTGTTGCCGAAATCAGGTCAAAAGGTCTTACGAATGTCAGGGAAGTCATGAATGTGCTCGGCTGGTCCCAAGAGGAAGGATGTTCGAAATGCCGTCCGGCAATCAACTACTACCTTGGTATGATAAATTTTGAAGGCTATAAGGATGAACGTGATTCAAGGCTGGTTAACGAGAAAATGCATGCCAACATCCAGAAAGATGGAACATATTCAGTTGTGCCTAGAATGTATGGCGGCGTGACGACTGCGGCAGACTTGAAGAAAATTGCAGAAGTTGCCGAGAAGTACGACGTGCCTTTGGTAAAACTGACGGGGGGACAGAGGATTGGCCTATTTGGTGTCAACAAAGAGGACCTTCCTGCAATGTGGGAAGACCTGGGGATGCCTTCTGGATATGCGTACGGGAAGACACTGCGTACTGTAAAAACCTGCGTTGGTGAAAAGTTCTGCCGTTTTGGCACACAGGATTCAATGGGACTTGGAATTGAGCTCGAGAAAAAGTTTGAGCGCCTTGATACACCGCATAAGGTCAAGATGGGAGTTTCTGCTTGCCCAAGGAACTGTGCGGAATCCGGAATTAAAGACATTGGCTTTGTCGGAGTCGATGGCGGCTGGGAAATCTATATCGGCGGAAATGGCGGAACAGACCTGCGTGCTGCCGATTTGCTTGATACCGTTAAGACAAAAGAAGAGGCATTAGAAATTACAGGAGCATATCTCCAATACTACCGTGAAACAGCTGCATATCTTGAAAGGACAGCACCTTGGCTTGAAAGAATGGGACTTGAACATGTCAAGGAAGTCCTCGCCGATGAGAATATGAGAAAGCAGTTAAACGATAGGCTGGACAAGACTTTGGAACGATATAACGAGCCATGGCAGGAAGCGATTTCTGATAACGGAATTAAAGAAAAGTACTATCAAGTACGCAAAGTTACGGTTGAATAG
- a CDS encoding nitrite reductase (NAD(P)H) small subunit: MMMQETMVRVKLADYDSLPVGAGQAVTVNGENIVLFRISNGEVKAVENRSPHRKGGTLADALVSGKFIYCPVYDLKISLEDGKVQAPDTGEVKTYHVEVIENEVYITI; the protein is encoded by the coding sequence ATGATGATGCAGGAAACAATGGTTAGAGTCAAGCTTGCGGATTATGATTCCCTGCCTGTGGGGGCAGGGCAGGCAGTTACAGTAAATGGCGAGAATATCGTCTTGTTCCGGATATCCAATGGAGAGGTCAAAGCGGTTGAAAACCGCAGTCCACACAGAAAAGGCGGTACACTTGCTGATGCACTCGTAAGCGGGAAGTTTATCTACTGTCCAGTCTACGACCTGAAGATATCCCTGGAAGACGGGAAAGTTCAGGCTCCGGATACAGGCGAAGTAAAAACGTATCATGTTGAAGTAATCGAAAATGAAGTGTATATAACAATATGA
- a CDS encoding DUF948 domain-containing protein, whose translation MIIVYISIAVIVAALGYLGYVVYKTYKDAKPTIDSLQETATRVQNKTNAIKEETDSLKFKQQKLMTDFEKKKKAVNTVVFSVKQTPVEFKNALAAKPVAELEQKYKARQWNRKRHNRTMQPQ comes from the coding sequence ATGATCATTGTTTATATAAGTATCGCTGTTATCGTGGCAGCCCTCGGTTATCTTGGGTATGTTGTTTATAAAACATATAAAGATGCCAAGCCTACGATTGATAGTCTTCAAGAGACCGCAACCCGGGTACAGAACAAAACGAATGCCATAAAAGAAGAAACCGATTCACTCAAGTTTAAGCAACAGAAGCTGATGACTGATTTTGAGAAGAAAAAGAAAGCTGTCAATACTGTTGTTTTTTCAGTAAAGCAGACACCAGTTGAATTTAAGAACGCACTTGCTGCAAAACCTGTCGCTGAACTTGAACAGAAGTATAAAGCGAGACAGTGGAACCGCAAGCGTCACAACCGAACAATGCAGCCACAATAA
- a CDS encoding sirohydrochlorin chelatase, which translates to MEATVFISHGSRSEQGNKVFVSFIEKVISTGEGTNAAYGFLENARPTIFEAVETCILNGASSVTVVPVLLLPGIHANVDIPEELERIKQKYPEIEIFYGQPLGVNETILEIVLDRLKEKGFSGMKSETILLVGHGSRDPLAEAEFEKLAGRVREAVQSKVDTGYITTQPFYGEKLMGSEVHKKVYVLPFLLYTGGFTVKMEETINSILVQNQEREIVLCEPVGFDDRLGELLLQRVDEASFKKSLR; encoded by the coding sequence ATGGAAGCAACGGTATTCATCAGCCATGGCAGTAGAAGTGAGCAAGGAAACAAGGTCTTTGTGTCGTTCATCGAGAAGGTGATTTCGACAGGGGAGGGTACGAATGCTGCCTATGGATTCCTTGAAAATGCCCGACCAACTATTTTCGAAGCGGTCGAAACATGTATTTTAAATGGAGCTTCATCAGTAACCGTCGTTCCGGTATTGCTGCTTCCGGGCATCCATGCAAATGTGGATATACCAGAGGAGCTGGAAAGGATTAAACAAAAGTATCCGGAAATAGAGATATTCTATGGCCAGCCGCTTGGTGTGAATGAAACTATATTGGAAATCGTCCTGGACCGTCTGAAGGAAAAAGGCTTTTCAGGTATGAAGTCAGAGACCATCCTGCTCGTCGGGCATGGCAGCAGAGACCCCCTGGCTGAGGCAGAATTTGAGAAGCTGGCAGGGCGGGTTCGGGAGGCAGTACAATCCAAAGTTGATACTGGGTATATAACGACTCAGCCTTTTTATGGAGAAAAGCTAATGGGAAGCGAGGTTCACAAGAAGGTGTACGTTCTGCCATTCTTGCTTTATACTGGCGGCTTTACTGTTAAAATGGAAGAAACAATAAATAGTATTTTGGTTCAAAATCAGGAAAGAGAGATTGTCCTGTGCGAACCAGTCGGCTTCGATGACCGTCTTGGTGAGCTGCTTCTGCAAAGAGTTGATGAAGCAAGTTTTAAAAAAAGTCTTCGCTAA
- a CDS encoding DMT family transporter, protein MKNLQIYLILTGVMFLWGMNVTALKVIVGNFPPITITSLRVFTAGVSVFIILFFLKKVRLPSRQEWIYIFGGAILNVTGHHLFLGIGLKVTSAVNGGLILGMGPLLTALMAILFLGKRLTFVRTLGFIFGGIGVSLTVMAGSAGVAGMSIGDFYVFLSILSQAISFIIISKAAKTLDPRLLTGYMLIFGSILMFFIGLWKEPSGLTSLGSASIGVWSVFFASAIFATAVGHMLYNYAIGKAGPAEASIFLNLNTFLSILFAAIFLGENITSSHLLGLIFIVSGVIFGSGALEELVLRNKMKRNAA, encoded by the coding sequence ATGAAAAATCTTCAAATCTATTTAATCCTTACAGGGGTCATGTTTTTGTGGGGAATGAATGTAACGGCCCTAAAAGTTATAGTAGGGAATTTCCCGCCAATCACGATCACCTCGCTCCGCGTCTTCACGGCTGGAGTCTCGGTGTTTATCATTCTATTTTTCTTGAAAAAAGTACGGCTGCCATCCAGGCAGGAGTGGATATATATATTCGGCGGCGCAATCCTGAATGTCACTGGCCACCATTTATTCCTTGGCATTGGCTTAAAAGTGACATCTGCTGTTAACGGTGGACTGATCCTCGGAATGGGACCATTGCTGACGGCTTTGATGGCGATTTTATTTCTTGGTAAGAGGCTGACATTTGTACGTACACTCGGTTTTATCTTCGGAGGGATTGGCGTTTCATTGACTGTGATGGCAGGTAGCGCTGGAGTTGCAGGCATGTCGATTGGCGACTTTTATGTCTTTCTTTCCATTCTTTCACAGGCGATCAGCTTCATCATAATCTCCAAAGCAGCGAAAACTCTCGATCCCCGATTGTTAACGGGATATATGCTGATCTTCGGTTCAATCCTGATGTTTTTCATCGGACTGTGGAAAGAGCCGAGTGGATTAACAAGCTTAGGAAGTGCTTCGATCGGAGTGTGGAGCGTATTTTTCGCATCAGCGATTTTCGCCACGGCAGTAGGGCACATGCTCTACAATTACGCAATCGGCAAGGCCGGACCAGCGGAAGCATCCATTTTCCTGAACTTGAATACATTCCTCTCAATCTTGTTCGCAGCCATCTTCCTCGGGGAGAATATTACCTCATCTCATCTCTTAGGACTGATATTCATCGTGTCCGGCGTTATCTTCGGTTCAGGAGCACTTGAGGAATTGGTTCTGAGAAACAAGATGAAACGGAACGCAGCTTAA
- a CDS encoding precorrin-2 dehydrogenase/sirohydrochlorin ferrochelatase family protein, which produces MLYPMNLRIQDRDVVVIGGGKVAQRKVLGLLDAGAKVKVVSPELTSELLRLSETGKISWRPVPYAIEDLDGALLIVAATNDRETNLSVKRDAAPNQLVNLADDPEKSDFQVPSVMKRGKLTVAVSTSGASPVLAKKICRQLEQVFDEQYDSYLDFLAASRNEIKAAVKDETVKRKLLRTIADESFVKDPFREERFARLLEEVKGEEGR; this is translated from the coding sequence ATGCTTTACCCTATGAATCTACGGATACAGGATCGGGATGTCGTGGTAATAGGCGGGGGCAAAGTCGCTCAACGAAAAGTCCTGGGCTTGCTGGATGCTGGCGCAAAAGTGAAGGTAGTGAGCCCGGAATTAACAAGTGAATTGCTGCGACTATCCGAAACAGGCAAGATTTCCTGGCGGCCTGTGCCCTATGCGATTGAAGATCTTGATGGGGCATTGCTCATCGTTGCCGCCACTAATGACCGAGAGACGAATCTGTCAGTTAAAAGGGATGCAGCACCAAATCAATTGGTTAATCTTGCAGATGATCCGGAAAAATCGGACTTCCAGGTTCCATCCGTGATGAAAAGAGGCAAATTGACGGTTGCCGTCTCGACATCTGGTGCGAGCCCGGTACTGGCTAAGAAGATTTGCCGCCAGCTGGAGCAGGTGTTTGATGAACAATATGACAGCTATCTAGATTTCCTGGCAGCCAGCCGAAATGAAATCAAAGCGGCTGTCAAAGATGAAACAGTAAAAAGGAAGCTTCTAAGAACAATAGCAGACGAGAGTTTCGTAAAGGACCCCTTTAGGGAAGAAAGGTTTGCCAGGCTGCTTGAAGAAGTGAAAGGTGAGGAGGGAAGGTAA
- a CDS encoding YciI family protein, which translates to MNKFVVFLKGKRNGKLDSSLLARHIEHLRQLNQAGQMVIAGPFKNNEQAMLILNCDGIDEAIRLVEKDPFIKEKYYNTYDINELIVANEENNWLMENSQTKGNLVH; encoded by the coding sequence ATGAATAAATTTGTTGTGTTCCTGAAAGGAAAACGAAATGGCAAACTGGATTCCAGCTTGCTGGCAAGGCATATTGAACATCTTAGGCAGTTGAATCAGGCGGGACAGATGGTGATTGCCGGTCCTTTTAAAAATAACGAGCAAGCCATGCTCATCCTCAACTGCGATGGTATCGATGAAGCAATCAGATTAGTGGAAAAAGATCCATTCATCAAAGAAAAATATTACAATACATATGACATCAACGAATTGATCGTCGCCAATGAGGAAAATAACTGGCTGATGGAAAACTCGCAAACGAAGGGCAATCTGGTCCACTAA